GACGAGGAGTGCCGCTCCCAGGGTGATGGCGCCGAGAACATAGGGATTCGACAACCAGACGATCTGTTTCGCGAGACCCGGTGCGTGCCAGACGACTTTCCGCACCTGACTGACGCGGTAGGGCTCCGGGTCGGGGTTCGGGTTCGCGTCGCCCTGCATGCCGATGAGGGCTTCACCACCGCCGAGTTGCTTCACGGCGATGGCCCGGTGAGTGATCGGCTTCAGACCGACCCCACGGTCGACGGTGATGATGTCACCGACCTTCACCTCGGTCGCCGGGATCTCGTGCACGACAGCGATGGATCCCTGCGGAATCGTCGGGTCCATCGAGCCGGTCTTGAACATGACGATCGTGTAGTTACCCACGAAGGCAAGGACTGTCAGCGCGATACACAGGACGCCGAACACGGCGAGAATGTTCAGTCCCCAGTCGACGAGCCGACTCCCCAGCGAGCGCGTCGCCGGACGCGTCGCGTGCGACTCGACGGACAGCGGCTCGGTGGGCGTCGAGTCCGGTGCCGGCGGCATCGGCACCACCGGGATGGGCACTGTCGGCGCGTCCGAAGCCGGGATGCACACCCTCGGAGCCGGTGTCCACACAGCACGCGGGGCGGGTTCCACGACCCTCAGCGGTTCGGTAACCGTCCACGAGTCCCGGATCCCGGACACATCCGTGTCGGGTCGGCCGGTACCGGGATTCGCGGTCGTCGTCATCGAGCAGTCTCTCTGGGTCGGTGGTGCGGATTCGCCGGCAGGCGATGCAACTGCGTGTCGTGAGAAGCCTTCGACCCGGCGGCGACTTGCGGCGGGAAGGAACACCCACGCCGCCGGATCGAGGACGACTCACGGGTTG
The sequence above is drawn from the Gordonia rubripertincta genome and encodes:
- a CDS encoding signal peptidase I, encoding MTTTANPGTGRPDTDVSGIRDSWTVTEPLRVVEPAPRAVWTPAPRVCIPASDAPTVPIPVVPMPPAPDSTPTEPLSVESHATRPATRSLGSRLVDWGLNILAVFGVLCIALTVLAFVGNYTIVMFKTGSMDPTIPQGSIAVVHEIPATEVKVGDIITVDRGVGLKPITHRAIAVKQLGGGEALIGMQGDANPNPDPEPYRVSQVRKVVWHAPGLAKQIVWLSNPYVLGAITLGAALLVLWAFWPKSPNGRREDETADSPRSSPSVPPQLIETHGKHEPHQAKQDPDLRRRPHRDPRRDRTDNRRARGME